Proteins co-encoded in one Acidobacteriota bacterium genomic window:
- a CDS encoding response regulator, producing MITAVIVDDERVARKMLRTLLQEHPEVQIVGEAQSVSQAAEVVASTHPDVVFLDIQMPGGTGFELLSRLQPGCQVVFVTAYHEFAVKAFDVRALDFLLKPVDPVRLTQTIERLTDVLDRSPQTPQSRNLEP from the coding sequence ATGATTACCGCCGTCATTGTGGATGATGAACGAGTTGCGCGGAAGATGCTTCGGACCTTGCTCCAGGAGCATCCGGAGGTTCAGATTGTCGGCGAAGCGCAATCTGTTTCACAGGCCGCTGAGGTCGTCGCCAGTACCCACCCGGATGTTGTGTTTCTGGATATTCAAATGCCGGGCGGCACTGGTTTTGAACTGCTAAGCCGGCTCCAGCCTGGGTGTCAGGTTGTGTTTGTCACTGCCTACCATGAATTTGCGGTGAAAGCGTTTGATGTCAGAGCCCTGGATTTTTTGCTCAAACCGGTTGATCCCGTCCGATTAACTCAGACGATTGAGCGGCTTACCGATGTTTTGGACCGAAGTCCCCAAACCCCGCAATCCCGCAACCTTGAACCTTGA